One segment of Meleagris gallopavo isolate NT-WF06-2002-E0010 breed Aviagen turkey brand Nicholas breeding stock chromosome 8, Turkey_5.1, whole genome shotgun sequence DNA contains the following:
- the PPP1R3C gene encoding protein phosphatase 1 regulatory subunit 3C, which yields MIQILDPRPLPNSIMPVDVAMRICLAHSPPLKSFLSPLESCQRNNFVNRFKPLRPCLHVRRDSEAQNSDWNHPAARAKKRVVFADSKGLSLTAIHTFSEIQEYPGWDLQFDLTGLENITSNLKLHEEKNLILDFPRPSADYLDFRNRLQKNLVCLENCSLQEKVLSGTVKVKNVSFEKKVHVRITFDTWKTYMDTECVYMNNVYGDSENDTFSFTIDLPPAIPSQEKIEFCISYQSGERTFWDNNEGQNYKILHAEWKSDGVRIPSATKDCFDVPTPRRGQDREPDHLGSPRLSSGLFPQWQSSGGIENSSPYW from the coding sequence ATGATTCAGATCTTAGATCCGAGACCCTTGCCAAACTCCATCATGCCTGTGGATGTGGCCATGAGAATCTGCCTAGCCCATTCACCACCTCTGAAGAGCTTCCTCAGCCCCCTTGAGAGCTGCCAGAGAAATAACTTTGTGAACAGATTCAAACCTCTCAGACCATGTCTCCATGTGAGACGTGACTCTGAGGCACAGAACAGTGACTGGAACCACCCGGCAGCCCGAGCCAAGAAGCGAGTTGTGTTTGCAGACTCAAAGGGGCTCTCCCTGACGGCAATACACACCTTCTCAGAGATCCAGGAGTACCCTGGCTGGGACCTCCAGTTTGATCTTACAGGTCTTGAAAACATAACATCTAACCTGAAGCTTCATGAGGAGAAAAACTTGATTCTGGATTTCCCACGTCCCTCAGCTGactacctggacttcaggaaCCGCCTGCAGAAGAACTTGGTCTGTCTGGAGAACTGCAGCCTACAAGAGAAGGTGCTGTCAGGCACTGTGAAAGTAAAAAACGTGAGCTTTGAGAAGAAGGTTCATGTTCGAATCACCTTTGATACATGGAAGACTTATATGGACACTGAGTGTGTATACATGAACAATGTTTATGGTGATTCTGAAAATGATACCTTCTCATTTACTATTGACTTGCCTCCTGCCATTCCTTCTCAAGAGAAAATAGAGTTCTGCATTTCCTACCAAAGCGGAGAGCGTACCTTCTGGGACAATAATGAGGGGCAGAATTACAAGATTCTCCATGCAGAATGGAAATCTGATGGTGTTCGGATACCATCTGCCACGAAAGACTGTTTTGATGTTCCAACTCCAAGGAGAGGACAGGATAGAGAGCCCGATCATCTTGGCAGCCCAAGGCTGTCCAGTGGCCTCTTCCCCCAGTGGCAGAGCTCAGGTGGGATTGAAAATTCATCACCATATTGGTGA